In one window of Juglans regia cultivar Chandler chromosome 3, Walnut 2.0, whole genome shotgun sequence DNA:
- the LOC108981008 gene encoding aldo-keto reductase family 4 member C11-like isoform X2: MEMAHEIRFFELNTGAKIPSLGLGTAQVDPSLVGEAVATAIKVGYRHIDCAQLYGNEKEIHLPVRMKKGSIGIQPENLIQPDIPCTWKAMEALYVSGKARAIGVSNFSSKKLGHLLDVARVPPAVNQVECHPSWQQPGLHAFCKSKGVHLSGYSPLGSPGSSWVKSDVLKNPILGMVAEKVGKTPAQVALRWGLQTGHSVLPKSTDEGRIKDNFDIFNWSIPEVSLAKLSEIEQERLMTGDSFFVHETCGPYRTVEELWDGEI, translated from the exons ATGGAAATGGCACACGAAATTCGGTTCTTCGAGTTGAACACGGGAGCTAAGATCCCTTCTTTGGGACTGGGGACGGCGCAGGTCGACCCCAGCCTCGTCGGTGAAGCCGTGGCCACTGCCATCAAG GTTGGATACCGCCATATTGATTGCGCTCAACTCTATGGCAATGAAAAggag ATCCATTTGCCAGTCCGGATGAAGAAGGGGTCAATAGGCATTCAACCAGAAAACCTCATTCAACCAGATATACCTTGCACGTGGAAAGCAATGGAAGCACTCTACGTTTCTGGAAAGGCTCGAGCTATTGGAGTCAGCAATTTCTCTTCAAAGAAGCTTGGCCATCTGTTGGACGTAGCACGGGTGCCTCCTGCTGTTAACCAAGTGGAATGCCACCCTTCATGGCAGCAGCCAGGATTACATGCATTTTGTAAATCCAAGGGAGTTCACTTATCT GGATATTCGCCATTAGGCTCTCCTGGCAGTTCGTGGGTCAAGAGTGACGTTCTTAAGAATCCAATTCTAGGTATGGTTGCAGAGAAAGTAGGCAAAACTCCTGCACAAGTAGCCCTTCGTTGGGGCCTGCAAACGGGTCATAGTGTGCTTCCAAAGAGTACAGATGAAGGAAGGATTAAGGACAACTTTGATATCTTCAACTGGTCTATACCTGAAGTCTCGCTCGCCAAATTGTCCGAAATTGAGCAG GAAAGATTGATGACAGGGGACTCCTTCTTTGTCCATGAGACTTGTGGTCCGTACAGGACTGTTGAGGAATTATGGGATGGCGAAATATGA
- the LOC108981008 gene encoding NADPH-dependent aldo-keto reductase, chloroplastic-like isoform X1, whose translation MEMAHEIRFFELNTGAKIPSLGLGTAQVDPSLVGEAVATAIKVGYRHIDCAQLYGNEKEIGLILKKLFEDGVVKREDLWITSKLWSTDHAPEDVSEALDTTLRNLQLDYLDLYLIHLPVRMKKGSIGIQPENLIQPDIPCTWKAMEALYVSGKARAIGVSNFSSKKLGHLLDVARVPPAVNQVECHPSWQQPGLHAFCKSKGVHLSGYSPLGSPGSSWVKSDVLKNPILGMVAEKVGKTPAQVALRWGLQTGHSVLPKSTDEGRIKDNFDIFNWSIPEVSLAKLSEIEQERLMTGDSFFVHETCGPYRTVEELWDGEI comes from the exons ATGGAAATGGCACACGAAATTCGGTTCTTCGAGTTGAACACGGGAGCTAAGATCCCTTCTTTGGGACTGGGGACGGCGCAGGTCGACCCCAGCCTCGTCGGTGAAGCCGTGGCCACTGCCATCAAG GTTGGATACCGCCATATTGATTGCGCTCAACTCTATGGCAATGAAAAggag ATTGGTCTCATTCTGAAGAAACTATTTGAAGATGGTGTGGTGAAGCGTGAGGATTTGTGGATTACCTCTAAACTCTG GAGCACTGATCATGCACCTGAAGATGTTTCAGAGGCTTTGGATACTACTTTGCGAAACTTGCAACTTGATTATCTTGACTTGTACCTT ATCCATTTGCCAGTCCGGATGAAGAAGGGGTCAATAGGCATTCAACCAGAAAACCTCATTCAACCAGATATACCTTGCACGTGGAAAGCAATGGAAGCACTCTACGTTTCTGGAAAGGCTCGAGCTATTGGAGTCAGCAATTTCTCTTCAAAGAAGCTTGGCCATCTGTTGGACGTAGCACGGGTGCCTCCTGCTGTTAACCAAGTGGAATGCCACCCTTCATGGCAGCAGCCAGGATTACATGCATTTTGTAAATCCAAGGGAGTTCACTTATCT GGATATTCGCCATTAGGCTCTCCTGGCAGTTCGTGGGTCAAGAGTGACGTTCTTAAGAATCCAATTCTAGGTATGGTTGCAGAGAAAGTAGGCAAAACTCCTGCACAAGTAGCCCTTCGTTGGGGCCTGCAAACGGGTCATAGTGTGCTTCCAAAGAGTACAGATGAAGGAAGGATTAAGGACAACTTTGATATCTTCAACTGGTCTATACCTGAAGTCTCGCTCGCCAAATTGTCCGAAATTGAGCAG GAAAGATTGATGACAGGGGACTCCTTCTTTGTCCATGAGACTTGTGGTCCGTACAGGACTGTTGAGGAATTATGGGATGGCGAAATATGA